In the Flavisolibacter tropicus genome, one interval contains:
- a CDS encoding helix-turn-helix domain-containing protein codes for MQHVEFFHIDHFEHRYHRRKAKKSLWPFIDFFWETDFESLWPQYPEGFSDALFPNIGYTYLINLGSPFVMQLEESRHEIKSDGFLPRFKNMVCHHSVGNRIFGVKFNVSPIVFEKKVNFFEYREFIYPLAYLIDPTVVQKVKQADSFNKRVEIISHYYEKIIEKHAGTLNYVHVVTNCLQTFADSQFQISIEALADQNQISTRTLQRYFEAATSINTKQALQLMRIRRAVEELVHRPDHFQHTDFGYYDYSHFYKHLKAFLNSHTTAIAQPHLQLLKR; via the coding sequence GTGCAGCATGTAGAGTTTTTTCATATCGATCATTTTGAACACCGGTATCACCGTCGCAAGGCTAAAAAATCCTTATGGCCCTTTATTGATTTTTTCTGGGAAACCGACTTTGAGTCGCTGTGGCCACAATATCCGGAAGGCTTCTCCGACGCGCTTTTCCCCAATATTGGTTATACCTACCTGATCAACTTAGGAAGTCCTTTTGTAATGCAGCTGGAGGAAAGCCGGCATGAGATAAAGTCGGATGGTTTTCTGCCCCGGTTCAAAAACATGGTCTGCCACCATTCAGTAGGCAACCGCATCTTTGGTGTCAAGTTCAATGTATCGCCAATTGTTTTTGAAAAGAAGGTGAACTTCTTTGAGTACCGCGAATTCATTTACCCGCTGGCTTACCTGATTGATCCAACGGTAGTGCAAAAAGTGAAACAGGCCGACTCGTTTAACAAACGTGTTGAGATCATTTCGCATTACTACGAAAAGATCATTGAAAAGCATGCGGGTACACTTAACTACGTACATGTTGTTACCAACTGCCTGCAAACATTCGCTGACTCACAATTTCAAATCTCTATAGAAGCGCTGGCCGACCAGAATCAAATAAGCACACGCACCCTGCAGCGCTATTTTGAAGCGGCTACCAGCATTAATACCAAGCAGGCATTGCAGCTAATGCGTATCCGCAGAGCAGTAGAAGAATTGGTACATCGCCCAGATCATTTTCAACACACCGATTTCGGCTATTACGATTACAGCCATTTTTACAAACACCTAAAGGCGTTCTTAAACAGTCATACTACCGCCATTGCCCAACCGCACCTGCAGTTGCTGAAGCGATAG
- the gmk gene encoding guanylate kinase: protein MATDPLHKIIILTAPSGAGKTSITHFLLNKYPEKLSFSISAATRQARGNEKSGVDYYFMSAEEFNQKIQHGEFIEWEMVYEGKYYGTLKSELERIWSLGKVPLLDIDVKGAIHVQEQFPDNTFSLFIEPPSIDELRRRLTSRGTESEESLQARVNKAAYELSFKHSFHHVIVNAHLGTACGEAERLILDFIQSGKK, encoded by the coding sequence ATGGCAACAGATCCACTGCACAAAATCATCATTCTTACAGCGCCCTCCGGTGCGGGGAAAACCAGCATTACGCATTTCTTGTTAAACAAGTATCCCGAAAAGCTGTCCTTTTCTATTTCGGCTGCTACGCGCCAGGCCAGGGGCAATGAGAAAAGCGGAGTGGATTATTACTTCATGAGTGCTGAGGAATTCAACCAAAAGATTCAGCATGGTGAGTTTATTGAGTGGGAAATGGTGTATGAGGGTAAATACTATGGTACCCTGAAATCGGAACTGGAGCGTATTTGGAGTTTGGGAAAAGTACCACTGCTGGATATTGATGTAAAAGGTGCTATTCACGTGCAGGAGCAATTTCCGGACAACACATTTTCTTTATTTATAGAGCCGCCTTCCATTGATGAATTACGCCGCCGACTAACGTCCCGAGGCACAGAAAGCGAAGAGTCGTTACAGGCAAGGGTGAACAAAGCAGCCTATGAGCTATCCTTCAAGCACTCCTTCCATCATGTAATAGTGAACGCCCATTTAGGAACGGCGTGCGGGGAAGCAGAACGACTGATACTGGACTTTATCCAAAGCGGCAAAAAGTAA
- a CDS encoding hemolysin family protein, with product MISVSVLTWFFFTIFMMAFFAGIEMAFFSVNRFGIELKKKQGKPSAQLLSRLIKTPEIFLGTTVTGFTISLVCFVLLFNTVTTPMWEWIWRQAGDRYDAVQLIADIILATFIVLVFGEFIPRALFRANSNWILTSLVYVVNFCYGLLQPIASLFINISNWVLKYLFNVRVDEKKEAFVRSDMDTLFNEGTNDEFEPEELNTELFENALELAKTKIRQCLVPRKEVIGVESRCTVEQVRVKFIETKLSKLVVYEGNIDNIIGYVHQLDLFKSPSDLNSILHPIPAVPETMSATDLINKFSRERKSIAWVVDEFGGTAGIVTMEDVLEEIFGEIHDEYDSEEFVEKRLAENEYMFSGRLELDYLAQKYDLTFPEDEESETLSGYIINHHETIPRQKERIIIDDFEFDILNVSDTRIETVKLKILK from the coding sequence ATGATCTCGGTTAGTGTACTCACCTGGTTTTTCTTTACCATTTTTATGATGGCCTTCTTTGCCGGTATTGAAATGGCGTTTTTTAGCGTTAACCGGTTTGGTATTGAGCTTAAGAAAAAACAAGGAAAACCAAGCGCCCAGCTACTCTCCCGTTTAATCAAAACACCTGAAATATTTTTAGGCACCACCGTTACCGGCTTTACTATATCGCTGGTATGTTTTGTATTACTGTTTAACACCGTTACTACTCCTATGTGGGAATGGATCTGGCGCCAGGCAGGTGATCGTTACGATGCGGTACAACTGATTGCCGATATCATTTTAGCCACCTTCATCGTATTGGTGTTTGGCGAGTTTATCCCCCGCGCCTTGTTTCGCGCCAATAGCAATTGGATCCTAACCAGCCTGGTGTATGTAGTGAACTTCTGTTATGGTTTACTACAACCCATTGCTTCCTTATTCATTAATATCTCCAACTGGGTTTTAAAATATCTTTTCAATGTGCGTGTAGATGAAAAGAAAGAAGCCTTTGTGCGTAGTGATATGGATACACTTTTCAACGAAGGCACTAACGACGAATTTGAACCCGAAGAACTCAACACCGAGCTGTTCGAAAATGCCCTGGAGCTGGCCAAGACCAAGATCCGCCAGTGCCTGGTACCCCGTAAAGAGGTTATTGGTGTAGAAAGCAGATGCACGGTAGAACAGGTTCGCGTAAAATTTATTGAAACCAAGTTGAGCAAACTGGTAGTGTACGAAGGCAATATTGACAATATTATTGGCTATGTCCACCAATTAGATTTGTTTAAAAGTCCATCTGACCTTAACTCTATCCTGCATCCCATACCGGCCGTACCGGAAACCATGAGTGCAACCGACCTGATCAACAAATTCAGCCGCGAGCGCAAAAGCATTGCGTGGGTGGTAGACGAATTTGGTGGCACCGCTGGTATAGTAACCATGGAAGATGTGTTGGAGGAGATCTTTGGTGAAATTCACGATGAGTACGATAGCGAGGAGTTTGTAGAAAAGCGTTTGGCGGAAAACGAATACATGTTCTCCGGCCGATTGGAATTAGACTACTTAGCACAGAAATACGACTTAACATTCCCGGAAGATGAAGAATCAGAAACCCTATCTGGTTATATCATCAACCACCACGAAACAATCCCGCGCCAAAAAGAACGGATCATTATTGATGATTTTGAGTTTGACATTTTGAATGTAAGCGACACACGTATTGAAACGGTAAAATTGAAAATCCTTAAGTAA
- a CDS encoding zinc-dependent metalloprotease, whose protein sequence is MLKHMLLCLGLAATAYSFGQGKEKLTTPPQPSSDSAKPTKKGGWPLADKTKGSKKSDGLFTLYQDTATGGVQLYIKKDQLGKEYIYQSFSLNGPTSLFLNQSMHRANFVFKVQKVFDKLEFSRVNTSFYYDPANPVSKTKDVDKPEAIFLAEKIAGEDSTGYLVNADGLFISEKLDPIRPVSVPSFFSIPSFGLGSLNPSKSKYQAVRSFPSNTDIIVDLAYDNPSAFIQGGADITDARYVRVRMQHSFIEMPQNDFKPRRDDPRVGYFGQQVNDQTSISATPYRDIINRWNLKKKDPSAALSEPVEPIVFWIENTTPQAYRKTIMEAGLKWNKAFEQAGFKNAIVMKEMPDTATWDPADLRYNVIRWVSSANPPYGAIGPSFTNPKTGQILGADITIEWYSGSATPIFDELVNGKTTAATNTLNFPGMDMSETALCTMASELKGQLMTGMTVLDVEGSENEISEMHKQFLTYLIMHEMGHTLGLNHNMKSSQMWSPKEINNKELTQKWGLIGSVMDYPAINISLDRKKQGDYYTTLAGPYDLWAIEYGYTEFKEDETEGLKMILDRSNDPKLAFGNDGDDMRAPGKGMDPRVNVNDLTSDAIGYAEDRFQLVNNLMGKLLQKYTKEGQSFAELRSRYSALQSQRFNMISAISRYVGGVYVDRSFPEQKSTTKPFTPVPVATQKRAIQVLNKYVFAPNAYKADAPLYAYLQPQRRGFNQASAGDDYKVTAVVLSNQLNGALAHILHPATLQRITNSCLYGNTYSVADVLNDLTTGIFAADLKANVNVHRQYLQTAYVKGLTSMIDSRMSLYDDVARAAGLNALRKIKTQLQTAVSPNEETKAHRASLLFMINNALENK, encoded by the coding sequence ATGCTTAAACACATGCTGTTGTGTCTTGGCCTGGCTGCTACTGCCTACAGCTTTGGTCAAGGAAAAGAGAAATTGACTACTCCACCACAACCCTCATCCGACTCCGCCAAGCCCACCAAAAAAGGAGGATGGCCTCTGGCTGATAAAACAAAAGGCAGCAAAAAATCCGATGGCTTGTTTACCCTTTACCAGGATACCGCCACCGGAGGTGTACAGCTATACATCAAGAAAGATCAATTGGGTAAAGAGTACATCTATCAAAGCTTTTCCCTGAATGGCCCCACCTCTTTATTCCTGAACCAAAGTATGCACCGCGCCAATTTTGTGTTCAAAGTGCAGAAGGTATTTGACAAGCTGGAGTTCAGCCGCGTCAACACTTCTTTTTATTACGACCCTGCCAACCCGGTAAGTAAGACCAAGGATGTAGACAAGCCGGAAGCCATCTTCCTGGCCGAAAAGATTGCCGGTGAAGATTCTACCGGTTACCTGGTCAATGCTGATGGCTTGTTTATCAGCGAAAAGCTGGACCCGATAAGACCCGTAAGTGTACCCAGCTTTTTCAGCATTCCATCTTTTGGGCTAGGTAGTCTGAACCCCAGTAAATCCAAATACCAGGCGGTTCGCTCTTTTCCATCTAATACAGATATCATTGTAGACCTGGCCTATGATAATCCTAGCGCGTTTATACAGGGCGGTGCCGACATTACCGATGCCCGGTATGTGCGTGTGCGTATGCAGCATAGCTTTATTGAAATGCCGCAAAACGATTTTAAACCCCGTCGCGACGATCCCAGGGTAGGCTATTTTGGTCAGCAGGTAAACGACCAAACCAGTATTAGCGCCACCCCTTATCGCGATATCATTAACCGCTGGAACCTGAAGAAAAAAGATCCTTCAGCGGCGCTTAGCGAGCCAGTGGAGCCGATTGTTTTTTGGATAGAGAACACCACACCTCAAGCTTATCGCAAAACCATTATGGAAGCTGGCTTGAAATGGAACAAGGCTTTTGAACAAGCCGGTTTTAAGAATGCCATTGTAATGAAAGAAATGCCGGATACCGCTACCTGGGACCCAGCCGATCTGCGCTACAATGTTATTCGTTGGGTATCGTCCGCCAACCCTCCTTATGGTGCAATAGGACCTTCTTTTACCAATCCTAAAACCGGGCAAATACTTGGAGCAGATATTACCATTGAGTGGTATAGCGGTAGCGCTACGCCCATTTTCGACGAACTGGTAAATGGCAAAACCACAGCGGCCACCAACACACTAAATTTCCCCGGCATGGATATGAGCGAAACGGCGCTGTGCACCATGGCCAGCGAGTTAAAGGGTCAGCTGATGACAGGTATGACCGTATTGGATGTAGAAGGTTCGGAGAACGAGATCAGCGAGATGCACAAGCAGTTCCTGACCTACCTGATCATGCATGAAATGGGACATACACTGGGCTTGAACCACAATATGAAAAGCTCACAAATGTGGTCGCCTAAAGAGATCAACAACAAAGAGCTTACCCAGAAATGGGGCTTGATAGGTTCGGTGATGGACTACCCGGCTATCAACATTTCTTTAGACCGCAAAAAGCAGGGCGATTATTACACCACGCTGGCCGGCCCTTACGATCTATGGGCAATAGAGTATGGTTATACTGAATTCAAAGAGGATGAAACAGAAGGTCTGAAAATGATCCTGGACCGCAGCAACGATCCAAAACTGGCCTTTGGCAATGATGGTGATGACATGCGTGCCCCTGGTAAAGGCATGGATCCACGCGTTAACGTAAATGACCTGACATCAGACGCTATTGGTTATGCAGAAGATCGCTTCCAGCTGGTTAACAACCTAATGGGTAAACTGCTGCAGAAATATACCAAAGAAGGACAGTCTTTTGCTGAACTGCGTTCACGCTACAGCGCCCTACAAAGCCAGCGTTTCAATATGATCTCAGCCATCAGCCGTTATGTTGGCGGTGTGTATGTAGACCGTAGCTTCCCGGAGCAAAAGTCCACCACCAAGCCGTTTACACCTGTGCCTGTAGCTACACAAAAAAGAGCTATTCAAGTACTCAACAAATATGTGTTTGCGCCTAACGCGTATAAGGCCGATGCACCTTTGTATGCTTACCTGCAGCCCCAACGCCGCGGTTTTAACCAGGCCAGCGCCGGAGACGACTATAAGGTAACAGCTGTTGTTTTGAGCAACCAGTTGAATGGCGCCCTTGCACACATCTTACACCCGGCTACCTTGCAGCGCATCACCAATAGCTGTTTGTATGGCAACACCTATAGCGTGGCGGATGTACTGAACGACCTGACCACAGGCATCTTTGCAGCGGATCTGAAAGCCAATGTGAATGTGCATCGTCAATACCTGCAAACGGCTTACGTGAAAGGACTAACTAGTATGATCGATAGTAGGATGAGCCTATACGATGATGTAGCCAGGGCTGCCGGCTTAAACGCGCTTCGTAAGATAAAAACACAACTGCAAACAGCGGTGTCGCCCAATGAAGAAACCAAAGCACATCGCGCCAGCCTGTTGTTCATGATCAACAACGCTTTGGAAAATAAGTAA
- the tatC gene encoding twin-arginine translocase subunit TatC translates to MALFNRNKTSDTAEMSFVDHLEALRGHLFRSVLAIVIGGIIVAVYNDFFVRNVLMGPTHGNFPTYAWLCKVGHALGMGDTLCMKIMDVKMQSTSVSGQFSMYFTVLVIGGIIIAFPYIFWEFWRFIRPALTKKELSRTRGVIFWVSLLFFSGVFFGYFVIAPYTVNFFANFQLDENIQNQWTIESYIDTLIPLILGTGLAFQLPLVMFFLSKIGLVTPSFLRSVRKYAIVIILIVAGIITPPDVISQIIVTMPLILLYEVSIWLSARVVKEKAKAEALEWS, encoded by the coding sequence ATGGCCTTATTTAATAGAAATAAAACGAGTGATACGGCAGAAATGTCGTTTGTCGATCATTTAGAAGCATTGCGTGGTCACTTGTTCCGGAGTGTACTTGCTATTGTTATCGGCGGAATTATTGTTGCCGTTTACAATGACTTCTTTGTACGTAATGTATTGATGGGACCCACCCATGGCAACTTCCCCACCTACGCCTGGCTTTGTAAAGTGGGTCATGCCTTGGGCATGGGCGATACCCTTTGCATGAAGATCATGGATGTGAAAATGCAAAGCACCTCCGTAAGTGGTCAGTTCAGCATGTATTTCACCGTACTGGTTATTGGCGGTATTATCATTGCCTTCCCGTATATATTCTGGGAGTTCTGGCGCTTTATCCGTCCAGCCCTTACCAAGAAAGAATTGAGCAGAACCCGTGGTGTTATCTTCTGGGTATCGCTTCTTTTCTTCTCTGGTGTGTTCTTCGGCTATTTTGTAATTGCTCCTTATACCGTTAACTTCTTTGCCAATTTCCAATTGGATGAAAACATCCAGAACCAATGGACCATTGAGAGTTATATTGATACCCTGATCCCCCTGATCCTGGGTACCGGTCTGGCTTTCCAGTTACCGTTGGTGATGTTCTTCCTTTCAAAAATTGGCCTGGTAACACCTAGCTTCCTGCGTAGTGTACGCAAGTATGCTATTGTTATTATCCTGATAGTAGCGGGTATCATCACTCCGCCCGATGTGATCAGCCAGATCATTGTGACCATGCCTTTGATCTTACTGTATGAAGTGAGTATCTGGCTGAGCGCCCGCGTAGTAAAAGAAAAGGCGAAGGCGGAAGCGCTGGAATGGAGCTAA